The following are from one region of the Pantoea cypripedii genome:
- a CDS encoding Fe(3+) dicitrate ABC transporter substrate-binding protein, whose amino-acid sequence MRVLFLLLALMGSASAVTVQDQHGTFTLEEVPQRIVVLELSFADALAAVDLSPVGIADDNDPQRLLEEVRAHLQPWQSVGLRGQPSLEAISSLHPDLIIADSSRHAGIYNALQRIAPVLLLKSRNETYQENVQSAAIIGAVVGKQTEIEQRLALHRQRMAAAAAQLPQGTRVMFGTSRENQFTLHSRDSYTGGVLSALGLQVTEPINGAPMTPIGLETLLAQNPDWLLVAHYRQESIVKRWQADPLWTMLKAAQQHHVREVDSNSWARMRGLFAAEKISRDAVTLFAP is encoded by the coding sequence ATGCGCGTTCTGTTTTTGCTGCTGGCGTTGATGGGGTCAGCCAGCGCCGTGACGGTGCAGGATCAGCACGGCACCTTTACTCTGGAGGAAGTACCACAACGGATTGTGGTACTGGAGCTGTCGTTTGCCGATGCGCTGGCTGCGGTGGATCTCAGCCCGGTTGGCATTGCTGACGATAACGATCCGCAACGTTTACTGGAGGAGGTGCGGGCGCACCTCCAGCCCTGGCAATCAGTCGGGCTACGCGGGCAGCCCAGCCTGGAGGCGATCAGCAGCCTGCATCCCGATCTGATCATCGCCGATAGCAGTCGCCATGCCGGTATTTACAACGCGTTGCAGCGCATTGCACCGGTGCTGCTCCTCAAATCGCGTAATGAAACGTACCAGGAAAATGTGCAGTCTGCGGCCATCATCGGTGCGGTGGTGGGTAAACAAACGGAGATAGAGCAACGGCTGGCGTTACATCGGCAGCGAATGGCTGCCGCCGCCGCACAGCTGCCACAGGGAACCCGGGTGATGTTCGGCACGTCGCGGGAAAATCAGTTCACGCTGCATTCGCGTGACAGCTACACCGGCGGGGTGCTGAGTGCGCTGGGATTGCAGGTGACGGAGCCGATTAACGGTGCACCGATGACGCCGATCGGCCTGGAAACCCTGCTGGCACAAAACCCCGACTGGTTGCTGGTGGCGCACTATCGGCAGGAAAGTATCGTGAAGCGCTGGCAGGCCGATCCACTGTGGACCATGTTGAAAGCCGCGCAGCAACATCACGTCCGCGAGGTCGATAGCAACAGCTGGGCGCGCATGCGCGGATTGTTCGCCGCGGAAAAGATCTCGCGTGACGCTGTCACGTTATTTGCACCATGA
- the fecC gene encoding iron-dicitrate ABC transporter permease FecC translates to MTRWILTVALLLCAFWFSLTSFSAVPIAPQAALHALWPGQPASIGEALVFNLRLPRALVAVLLGAALALAGGLLQALTHNPLASPSVLGINSGAALAIALVSAFAPVQLEGYPLALIAAGGGGLSWVCVTLAARSHDRQRLILAGIALSAFCMAMTRIVLLLAEDHAYGILTWLAGGIAQVRWQEVWQLLPVMVVIIPLVLTQTRALNLLTMGDSAAHSLGVNIVVLRIGLSIALLLLVGACVSVAGPLGFIGLLVPHLARAWIGHDLRIMLRMAMLLGATLLLIADIAARGLGWPGELPAGVVLALVGAPCFVWLARRQR, encoded by the coding sequence ATGACACGCTGGATTTTAACGGTGGCGTTGTTGCTATGCGCCTTCTGGTTCAGTCTGACCAGCTTCTCAGCGGTGCCGATCGCGCCGCAGGCGGCTCTGCATGCGTTATGGCCGGGCCAGCCTGCCAGTATTGGTGAGGCGCTGGTATTTAATCTGCGCTTGCCGCGCGCGCTGGTGGCGGTGCTGCTGGGGGCTGCACTGGCGCTGGCGGGCGGTCTGTTGCAGGCGCTGACGCATAATCCGCTGGCTTCGCCGTCGGTGCTGGGCATCAACAGCGGCGCGGCGCTGGCCATTGCGCTGGTGTCAGCCTTTGCCCCGGTGCAACTGGAGGGCTATCCGCTGGCATTAATCGCCGCCGGTGGCGGTGGGCTGAGCTGGGTCTGTGTGACGCTGGCGGCACGCAGCCATGACCGGCAGCGGCTGATCCTCGCCGGTATCGCGTTATCGGCATTCTGCATGGCAATGACGCGCATCGTGTTGTTGCTGGCGGAGGATCACGCTTACGGCATTCTGACCTGGCTGGCGGGGGGCATTGCCCAGGTGCGCTGGCAGGAAGTGTGGCAATTGCTGCCGGTGATGGTGGTGATCATCCCGCTGGTGCTGACCCAGACGCGCGCCCTGAACCTGCTGACGATGGGCGACAGTGCGGCGCATAGCCTTGGTGTCAATATCGTTGTGCTGCGTATCGGCTTGAGCATCGCGCTGTTGTTGCTGGTGGGCGCGTGCGTCAGTGTGGCAGGTCCGCTGGGCTTTATTGGCCTGCTGGTGCCGCATCTGGCGCGCGCGTGGATCGGCCACGATCTGCGCATCATGTTACGAATGGCGATGCTGCTCGGCGCAACCTTGCTGTTGATCGCCGACATTGCTGCGCGTGGACTGGGATGGCCCGGTGAATTGCCTGCCGGGGTGGTGCTGGCGCTGGTGGGCGCTCCCTGTTTTGTCTGGCTGGCAAGGAGGCAACGATGA
- the fecD gene encoding Fe(3+) dicitrate ABC transporter permease subunit FecD, which translates to MSARYLLPLMLIGLAVVAIISLKLGVQSFAWSTLWTAWQPANEAHFVVMEYRLPRVVLALMVGAALAVSGVLVQGVIRNPLASPDILGVNHAASLASLVALLLFPAFPLLCLPLVSFVGGCCALILLRWLTGTSSPLRLAVVGVALAACFASVTDYLLLSRPQDINTALLWLTGSLWGRDWQMVLLALPLPLLLLISLSVCRDLDLLALGDERAATLGVALRPFQRGVLLLGVALAALAVAVCGPISFISLVVPHLARRLVGGRHARLLPFSALLGALVLLLADMLARTLSPPMELPAGVITALIGAPWFFWLLIRTR; encoded by the coding sequence ATGTCTGCACGTTATCTGCTGCCGCTGATGCTGATTGGGCTGGCGGTCGTCGCGATTATCAGCCTGAAACTGGGCGTGCAGTCCTTCGCCTGGTCAACGCTCTGGACGGCGTGGCAACCCGCTAACGAGGCACATTTTGTGGTGATGGAATACCGGTTGCCACGGGTGGTGCTGGCACTGATGGTGGGGGCGGCGCTGGCGGTGTCCGGCGTGCTGGTGCAGGGGGTGATCCGTAATCCGCTGGCATCGCCCGATATCCTCGGCGTCAATCATGCCGCCAGCCTGGCCTCGCTGGTGGCGCTGCTGCTGTTTCCCGCTTTTCCGCTGCTATGTCTGCCGCTGGTGTCATTTGTCGGGGGCTGTTGTGCGTTGATATTGCTGCGCTGGCTTACCGGTACCTCGTCGCCGCTGCGGCTGGCCGTGGTGGGTGTCGCACTTGCGGCCTGTTTTGCCAGCGTCACCGATTATCTGTTGCTGTCGCGTCCGCAGGATATCAACACCGCGCTGCTGTGGCTGACAGGCAGCCTGTGGGGACGCGACTGGCAGATGGTGCTGCTGGCGTTACCGCTGCCCCTCTTGCTGCTTATCAGCCTGAGCGTTTGTCGCGATCTCGACCTGCTGGCGCTGGGGGATGAACGTGCGGCGACCCTCGGGGTGGCTTTACGCCCCTTCCAGCGTGGCGTGCTGCTGCTCGGCGTGGCGCTGGCAGCGCTGGCGGTGGCGGTATGTGGGCCAATCAGCTTTATCAGCCTGGTGGTGCCGCATCTGGCACGCCGTCTGGTCGGCGGGCGTCATGCCCGTCTGCTGCCGTTTTCCGCCTTACTCGGGGCGCTGGTGTTGCTGCTGGCCGATATGCTGGCGCGCACCTTGTCTCCACCGATGGAGTTACCCGCCGGTGTCATCACCGCGCTGATCGGCGCTCCGTGGTTTTTCTGGCTATTAATCAGGACACGATAG